A single Pan troglodytes isolate AG18354 chromosome 19, NHGRI_mPanTro3-v2.0_pri, whole genome shotgun sequence DNA region contains:
- the LOC468152 gene encoding olfactory receptor 3A1 isoform X2 yields the protein MQPESGANGTVIAEFILLGLLEAPGLQPVVFVLFLFAYLVTVGGNLSILAAVLVEPKLHSPMYFFLGNLSVLDVGCISVTVPSMLSRLLSRKRAVPCGACLTQLFFFHLFVGVDCFLLTAMAYDRFLAICRPLTYSTRMSQTVQRMLVAASWACAFTNALTHTVAMSTLNFCGPNEVNHFYCDLPQLFQLSCSSTQLNELLLFAVGFIMAGTPMALIVISYIHVAAAVLRIRSVEGRKKAFSTCGSHLTVVAIFYGSEVLLGCQEEGLLDEKTQKKRVLGIFSSYVSKMSSKFVTNCST from the exons ATGCAGCCAGAATCTGGGGCCAATGGAACAGTCATTGCTGAGTTCATCCTGCTGGGCTTGCTGGAGGCGCCAGGGCTGCAGCCAGTTGTCTTTGTGCTCTTCCTCTTTGCCTACCTGGTCACGGTCGGGGGTAACCTCAGCATCCTGGCAGCTGTCTTGGTGGAGCCCAAACTCCACAgccccatgtacttcttcctggGGAACCTATCAGTGTTGGATGTTGGGTGCATCAGCGTCACTGTTCCATCAATGTTGAGTCGTCTCCTGTCCCGCAAGCGTGCAGTTCCCTGTGGGGCCTGCCTTACCCAGCTCTTCTTCTTCCATCTGTTCGTTGGAGTGGACTGCTTCCTGCTGACCGCCATGGCCTATGACCGATTCCTGGCCATCTGCCGGCCCCTCACCTACAGCACCCGCATGAGTCAGACAGTCCAGAGGATGCTGGTGGCTGCATCCTGGGCTTGTGCCTTCACCAACGCACTGACCCACACTGTGGCCATGTCCACGCTCAACTTCTGTGGCCCCAATGAGGTCAATCACTTCTACTGTGACCTCCCACAGCTCTTCCAGCTCTCCTGCTCCAGCACCCAACTCAATGAGCTGCTGCTTTTTGCTGTGGGTTTTATAATGGCAGGTACCCCCATGGCTCTCATTGTCATCTCCTATATCCATGTGGCAGCTGCAGTCCTGCGAATTCGCTCTGTAGAGGGCAGGAAGAAAGCCTTCTCCACGTGTGGCTCCCACCTCACTGTGGTTGCCATATTCTATGGTTCAG AGGTGCTCCTAGGATGTCAGGAAGAAGGTTTACTAGAtgagaaaacacagaagaaaagagtGCTGGGTATTTTCTCCAGCTACGTATCTAAAATGTCCTCAAAATTTGTGACGAACTGCTCAACTTAA
- the LOC468152 gene encoding olfactory receptor 3A1 isoform X1: MQPESGANGTVIAEFILLGLLEAPGLQPVVFVLFLFAYLVTVGGNLSILAAVLVEPKLHSPMYFFLGNLSVLDVGCISVTVPSMLSRLLSRKRAVPCGACLTQLFFFHLFVGVDCFLLTAMAYDRFLAICRPLTYSTRMSQTVQRMLVAASWACAFTNALTHTVAMSTLNFCGPNEVNHFYCDLPQLFQLSCSSTQLNELLLFAVGFIMAGTPMALIVISYIHVAAAVLRIRSVEGRKKAFSTCGSHLTVVAIFYGSGIFNYMRLGSTKLSDKDKAVGIFNTVINPMLNPIIYSFRNPEVQSAIWRMLTGRRSLA; this comes from the coding sequence ATGCAGCCAGAATCTGGGGCCAATGGAACAGTCATTGCTGAGTTCATCCTGCTGGGCTTGCTGGAGGCGCCAGGGCTGCAGCCAGTTGTCTTTGTGCTCTTCCTCTTTGCCTACCTGGTCACGGTCGGGGGTAACCTCAGCATCCTGGCAGCTGTCTTGGTGGAGCCCAAACTCCACAgccccatgtacttcttcctggGGAACCTATCAGTGTTGGATGTTGGGTGCATCAGCGTCACTGTTCCATCAATGTTGAGTCGTCTCCTGTCCCGCAAGCGTGCAGTTCCCTGTGGGGCCTGCCTTACCCAGCTCTTCTTCTTCCATCTGTTCGTTGGAGTGGACTGCTTCCTGCTGACCGCCATGGCCTATGACCGATTCCTGGCCATCTGCCGGCCCCTCACCTACAGCACCCGCATGAGTCAGACAGTCCAGAGGATGCTGGTGGCTGCATCCTGGGCTTGTGCCTTCACCAACGCACTGACCCACACTGTGGCCATGTCCACGCTCAACTTCTGTGGCCCCAATGAGGTCAATCACTTCTACTGTGACCTCCCACAGCTCTTCCAGCTCTCCTGCTCCAGCACCCAACTCAATGAGCTGCTGCTTTTTGCTGTGGGTTTTATAATGGCAGGTACCCCCATGGCTCTCATTGTCATCTCCTATATCCATGTGGCAGCTGCAGTCCTGCGAATTCGCTCTGTAGAGGGCAGGAAGAAAGCCTTCTCCACGTGTGGCTCCCACCTCACTGTGGTTGCCATATTCTATGGTTCAGGTATCTTTAACTATATGCGACTAGGTTCAACCAAGCTTTCAGACAAGGATAAAGCTGTTGGAATTTTCAACACTGTCATCAATCCCATGCTGAACCCAATCATCTACAGCTTCAGAAACCCTGAAGTGCAGAGTGCCATCTGGAGGATGCTCACAGGGAGGCGGTCACTGGCTTGA